The proteins below come from a single Catenulispora sp. EB89 genomic window:
- a CDS encoding cytochrome bc complex cytochrome b subunit, with amino-acid sequence MSATTAPAHGAAGENEEVKTDPVSNWADERLGIYKGSKNLIRKVFPDHWSFLLGEIALFSFILILLSGVFLTLWFNPSMSEVEYHGSYFPLDGVSMSDAYASTLKISFDVRAGLLMRQVHHWAALIFIMAIMVHMLRIFFTGAFRKPREINWLIGFTLMVLGLLEGFAGYSLPDDLLSGTGLRIASGVILSIPIVGTYVSYFLFGGDFPGHDFIPRLFTIHVLLIPALIVGLVTAHLILVFVQKHTQWAGPGKTNDNVVGLPLLPVYTAKAGGFMFVIFGVVFLLAGLVQINPIWAYGPYTPDQISAGSQPDWYIGFLEGSLRMMPNWEWNIWGHTLSFNVLIPSLVVPGILFTALAVWPFLEQWITGDKREHHILDRPRNRPTRTALGVGGITFYGILWLGGGNDLIATHFHLSVEALTWTFRVLVFLGPVIAFWCTKRIALGLQRRDKDKVLHGRETGIIKVSLEGEFTEVHEPLSAGERYRLTAHEVQKPLELGPATDENGVERPGNRALKLRAKASKAMFSDNVETTVEEYKEIEAGHGHH; translated from the coding sequence ATGAGCGCCACGACCGCCCCGGCGCACGGGGCCGCAGGCGAGAACGAGGAAGTGAAGACCGACCCGGTCTCCAACTGGGCGGACGAGCGGCTCGGGATCTACAAGGGCTCGAAGAACCTGATCCGGAAGGTCTTCCCGGACCACTGGAGCTTCCTGCTCGGCGAGATCGCGCTGTTCTCGTTCATCCTGATCCTGCTGTCGGGCGTGTTCCTGACGCTGTGGTTCAACCCGAGCATGAGCGAGGTCGAATACCACGGCTCGTACTTCCCGCTCGACGGCGTGTCGATGTCCGACGCGTACGCCTCGACGCTGAAGATCAGCTTCGACGTGCGCGCCGGCCTGCTGATGCGCCAGGTGCACCACTGGGCCGCCCTGATCTTCATCATGGCGATCATGGTGCACATGCTGCGCATCTTCTTCACCGGTGCGTTCCGCAAGCCGCGCGAGATCAACTGGCTCATCGGCTTCACGCTGATGGTGCTGGGCCTGCTGGAAGGGTTCGCGGGCTACTCGCTGCCGGACGACCTGCTGTCCGGTACCGGTCTGCGCATCGCCTCGGGCGTCATTCTGTCGATCCCGATCGTCGGCACGTACGTGTCGTATTTCCTGTTCGGCGGCGACTTCCCCGGGCACGACTTCATCCCGCGGCTGTTCACCATCCACGTGCTCCTGATCCCGGCGCTGATCGTCGGCCTGGTGACGGCGCACCTGATCCTGGTGTTCGTGCAGAAGCACACGCAGTGGGCCGGGCCGGGCAAGACCAACGACAACGTCGTCGGCCTGCCGCTGCTGCCGGTGTACACCGCCAAGGCCGGCGGGTTCATGTTCGTGATCTTCGGCGTGGTCTTCCTGCTGGCGGGCCTGGTGCAGATCAACCCGATCTGGGCCTACGGGCCATATACACCGGACCAGATCAGCGCGGGTTCCCAACCAGACTGGTACATCGGCTTCCTCGAAGGCTCCCTTCGCATGATGCCGAACTGGGAGTGGAACATCTGGGGCCACACGCTGTCCTTCAACGTGCTGATCCCCTCGCTGGTCGTCCCGGGCATCCTGTTCACCGCCCTGGCCGTGTGGCCGTTCCTGGAGCAGTGGATCACCGGCGACAAGCGCGAGCACCACATCCTGGACCGCCCGCGCAACCGCCCGACCCGCACCGCCCTGGGCGTCGGCGGCATCACGTTCTACGGCATCCTGTGGCTCGGCGGCGGCAACGACCTGATCGCGACCCACTTCCACCTCTCGGTGGAGGCGCTGACCTGGACGTTCCGCGTCCTGGTGTTCCTCGGCCCGGTGATCGCCTTCTGGTGCACCAAGCGCATCGCCCTGGGCCTGCAACGGCGCGACAAGGACAAGGTCCTCCACGGCCGCGAGACCGGCATCATCAAGGTCTCGCTGGAAGGGGAGTTCACCGAGGTCCACGAGCCGCTGTCGGCCGGCGAGCGCTACCGCCTCACCGCGCACGAAGTGCAGAAGCCGCTGGAACTCGGCCCCGCCACGGACGAGAACGGCGTCGAGCGCCCGGGCAACCGTGCGCTGAAGCTGCGGGCCAAGGCCTCCAAGGCGATGTTCTCCGACAACGTCGAGACGACGGTCGAGGAGTACAAGGAGATCGAGGCCGGGCACGGGCATCACTGA
- a CDS encoding class E sortase, whose protein sequence is MNGDEAPTEYIPRITDSPSPAEAQTEYIPKIVLTPPPPSEFPGENGYPAAQPESEPEPGPRSARGSARVARQAQRKLVLLSSVGEVLITLGAVMALYVVYTLWWTNVEAHKAANAEANQIQQQLKPAGPSGTPKSAFAPSEGFALMTIPAIGKDNIPVMQGVDKEKVLDKGAVGHYTTPATAMPWDPTGNFAVAAHRRTYGEPFRYINQLRIGDHVVVETTHGWFVYALDKELPQTDPTNIGTIAPIPKGGPFTKPGRYITLTTCTPEWASTYRLIWWGHLVRVDPLNGPAPAELKDANRHT, encoded by the coding sequence ATGAATGGCGACGAGGCGCCGACGGAGTACATCCCGCGGATAACCGACTCCCCCTCGCCCGCCGAGGCGCAGACGGAGTACATCCCGAAGATCGTCCTCACCCCGCCCCCGCCGTCCGAGTTCCCCGGCGAGAACGGATACCCGGCAGCACAGCCGGAATCCGAGCCCGAACCCGGTCCCCGGTCGGCGCGCGGCTCGGCCCGGGTCGCGCGGCAGGCGCAGCGCAAGCTGGTACTGCTGTCCAGCGTCGGCGAAGTGCTGATCACGCTCGGCGCGGTGATGGCGCTGTACGTCGTCTACACGCTGTGGTGGACGAACGTGGAGGCGCACAAGGCCGCCAACGCCGAGGCCAACCAGATCCAGCAGCAGCTGAAGCCGGCCGGGCCGAGCGGGACGCCGAAGTCGGCGTTCGCGCCGAGCGAGGGCTTCGCGCTGATGACCATCCCGGCCATCGGGAAGGACAACATCCCGGTGATGCAGGGTGTGGACAAGGAGAAGGTGCTCGACAAGGGCGCCGTCGGGCACTACACCACGCCTGCCACCGCGATGCCCTGGGACCCGACAGGGAACTTCGCCGTGGCGGCGCACCGGCGGACGTACGGCGAGCCGTTCCGGTACATCAACCAGCTGCGAATCGGCGACCACGTCGTCGTGGAGACCACGCACGGCTGGTTCGTCTACGCGCTCGACAAGGAGCTGCCGCAGACCGACCCGACCAACATCGGGACGATCGCGCCGATCCCCAAGGGCGGGCCGTTCACCAAGCCCGGCCGGTACATCACGCTGACGACGTGCACGCCGGAGTGGGCCTCGACGTACCGGCTCATCTGGTGGGGACACCTGGTCCGGGTCGATCCGCTGAACGGGCCCGCGCCGGCCGAGCTGAAGGACGCCAACCGGCACACGTGA
- a CDS encoding c-type cytochrome yields MNTLSARRRHPLAAFVVLFLALGVIGATYATLGSAKAKASASAAVTPEQLTEGQKLFQSTCSSCHGLQGQGVQGSGPSLIGVGAAAVDFQVGTGRMPAMQIGPQVTSKPPIFTQDQIDAMAAYIGSLGAGPAVPDPSLYAADPTNAASVSNGGVLFRTNCSQCHNVAGAGGALTDGKFAPSLRETSTKHIYEAMLTGPQNMPIFNDSVMSPQDKKDIIAYLVQTRTTANPGGLDLGSIGPVSEGLFVWTIVLGLLIVFACWIGAHTTKASRARVAHFEATTGKDATDND; encoded by the coding sequence GTGAACACGCTTTCGGCACGACGGCGCCATCCGCTGGCCGCGTTCGTCGTCCTCTTCCTCGCGCTGGGTGTCATCGGCGCGACCTACGCCACCTTGGGCTCTGCCAAGGCGAAGGCGTCGGCTTCGGCCGCCGTCACGCCGGAGCAGCTCACGGAGGGTCAGAAGCTCTTCCAGTCGACCTGTTCCTCGTGCCACGGCCTGCAGGGCCAGGGCGTGCAGGGCTCGGGCCCGTCGCTGATCGGAGTCGGTGCCGCCGCCGTCGACTTCCAGGTCGGCACCGGCCGCATGCCGGCGATGCAGATCGGCCCGCAGGTCACCAGCAAGCCTCCGATCTTCACGCAGGACCAGATCGACGCGATGGCCGCCTACATCGGCTCGCTCGGCGCCGGCCCGGCCGTCCCGGACCCGTCGCTGTACGCCGCCGATCCGACCAACGCCGCCAGCGTGTCCAACGGCGGGGTGCTCTTCCGCACCAACTGCTCCCAGTGCCACAACGTGGCCGGGGCCGGCGGCGCGCTGACCGACGGCAAGTTCGCGCCGTCGCTGCGTGAGACCTCGACGAAGCACATCTACGAGGCCATGCTCACCGGCCCGCAGAACATGCCGATCTTCAACGACAGCGTGATGTCCCCGCAGGACAAGAAGGACATCATCGCCTACCTCGTGCAGACCCGGACCACCGCCAACCCCGGCGGGCTGGACCTGGGCTCGATCGGCCCGGTCTCCGAGGGCCTGTTCGTCTGGACGATCGTGCTGGGCCTGCTGATCGTGTTCGCCTGCTGGATCGGCGCGCACACCACCAAGGCGTCCCGCGCCCGCGTCGCCCACTTCGAGGCGACCACCGGGAAGGACGCCACCGACAATGACTGA
- a CDS encoding Rieske 2Fe-2S domain-containing protein — MTDRDMETDHLPENTGGAGHGTLTKDAAVENPFQDPGLPAYRPRVTDLDPRAAKRAERQVAGLFLVAIAGIIGSMVCYTFIPNSRVTGHITGLGAVNANNLALGLCLGIAFLALGGGAIHWARTLMTDVDLVQERHPMKSDPESRAFAVSEFKQGVADSGFTKYPLIRRSLLTAMMVLPLPAVWLLRDLGPMPKDNLRHTLWAAGQKLVNPNTGQPLKVSDVSVGTLALANPAALADDPENRIDNLAKAAVLVVRLPQEALKGSEAQKKKQWDWSVDGVMAFSKICTHVGCPVALYEQQTHHMLCPCHQSTFDLSDDGKVIFGPAARSLPQLPITVDADGNLVAVSDFREPVGPSFWERG, encoded by the coding sequence ATGACTGATCGGGACATGGAAACGGACCACCTGCCAGAGAACACCGGTGGGGCGGGCCACGGCACCCTGACCAAGGACGCCGCGGTGGAGAACCCCTTCCAGGACCCGGGTCTGCCGGCCTACCGGCCCCGGGTCACCGACCTCGACCCCAGGGCCGCCAAGCGCGCCGAGCGCCAGGTCGCGGGCCTGTTCCTGGTCGCGATCGCGGGCATCATCGGGTCGATGGTGTGCTACACGTTCATCCCGAACTCCAGGGTGACCGGGCACATCACGGGCCTGGGCGCGGTCAACGCCAACAACCTGGCGCTGGGCCTGTGCCTGGGCATCGCGTTCCTGGCCCTGGGCGGCGGCGCCATCCACTGGGCCCGGACCCTGATGACCGACGTGGACCTGGTCCAGGAGCGGCACCCGATGAAGTCGGACCCCGAGTCCCGCGCGTTCGCGGTCTCGGAGTTCAAGCAGGGTGTCGCGGACTCGGGCTTCACCAAGTACCCGCTGATCCGGCGCTCGCTGCTGACCGCGATGATGGTGCTGCCGCTGCCGGCGGTGTGGCTGCTGCGCGACCTGGGCCCGATGCCCAAGGACAACCTGCGGCACACGCTGTGGGCCGCGGGCCAGAAGCTGGTCAACCCGAACACCGGGCAGCCGCTGAAGGTCTCCGACGTCTCCGTCGGCACCCTGGCGCTGGCCAACCCGGCGGCCCTGGCCGACGACCCGGAGAACCGGATCGACAACCTGGCCAAGGCCGCGGTGCTGGTCGTCCGGCTGCCGCAGGAGGCCCTGAAGGGCTCCGAGGCGCAGAAGAAGAAGCAGTGGGACTGGTCGGTGGACGGCGTCATGGCGTTCTCCAAGATCTGCACCCACGTGGGTTGCCCGGTGGCGCTCTACGAGCAGCAGACGCACCACATGCTGTGCCCGTGCCACCAGTCGACCTTCGACCTCTCCGATGACGGGAAGGTCATCTTCGGCCCGGCCGCGCGCTCGCTGCCGCAGCTGCCGATCACGGTCGACGCCGACGGCAACCTGGTCGCCGTGAGCGACTTCCGGGAGCCGGTCGGCCCGAGCTTCTGGGAGCGCGGATGA
- a CDS encoding homogentisate 1,2-dioxygenase, producing MPYYRAVGEIPHKRHTQFRRPDGALHSEELMGVEGFSSDSALLYHVGLPTAIVDSAEWEPPGPISSAVANRPLKPRHFLTHKLDGSGLDAVTGRHLLLGNGDVRLSYVAATEASPLYRNAIGDECVYVESGSGVVETSFGALAVGQGDYVILPTSTIHRWVPAAGSGEPLRLFVIEATGHIGPPKRYLSAKGQFLESSPYCERDLRGPSEPLLAEGSDVDVLVRHRAGGTRLTYAHHPFDVVGWDGCLYPYAFNIADFEPITGRVHQPPPVHQTFEGPNFVICSFVPRKVDYNPLSIPVPYNHHNVDSDEVLFYTGGNYEARRGSGIGQGSISLHPSGLTHGPQPGAAERSIGAEFFDELAVMVDTFRPLEIGEGGVASEDPGYAWTWSGRHNGA from the coding sequence ATGCCCTACTACCGCGCCGTGGGCGAGATCCCGCACAAGCGCCACACCCAGTTCCGCCGGCCGGACGGCGCGCTGCACTCCGAGGAGCTGATGGGCGTCGAGGGTTTCTCCTCCGACTCCGCGCTGCTGTACCACGTCGGACTGCCCACGGCGATCGTGGACTCCGCGGAGTGGGAGCCGCCGGGGCCGATCTCGTCCGCGGTCGCGAACCGGCCGCTGAAGCCGCGGCACTTCCTGACCCACAAGCTGGACGGCTCCGGCTTGGACGCCGTCACCGGCCGGCATCTGTTGCTGGGCAACGGGGACGTGCGCCTGTCCTACGTCGCGGCCACCGAAGCTTCTCCCCTGTACCGGAACGCCATAGGCGACGAGTGCGTGTACGTGGAGTCCGGGTCCGGCGTCGTGGAGACGTCGTTCGGCGCGCTGGCGGTCGGCCAGGGCGACTACGTGATCCTGCCGACGTCCACGATCCACCGCTGGGTCCCGGCCGCGGGCTCCGGCGAACCGCTGCGGCTGTTCGTGATCGAGGCGACCGGGCACATCGGCCCGCCGAAGCGCTACCTGTCGGCCAAGGGGCAGTTCCTGGAGTCCTCGCCGTACTGCGAGCGGGACCTGCGCGGGCCGAGCGAGCCGCTGCTGGCCGAGGGCTCGGACGTGGACGTGCTGGTCCGGCACCGCGCCGGCGGGACCCGGCTGACGTACGCGCACCACCCGTTCGACGTGGTCGGCTGGGACGGCTGCCTGTACCCGTACGCCTTCAACATCGCCGACTTCGAGCCGATCACCGGCCGCGTGCACCAACCGCCGCCGGTGCACCAGACCTTCGAGGGCCCGAACTTCGTGATCTGCTCGTTCGTGCCGCGCAAGGTGGACTACAACCCGCTGTCGATCCCGGTGCCGTACAACCACCACAACGTCGACTCCGACGAGGTGCTGTTCTACACCGGCGGGAACTACGAGGCGCGGCGCGGATCCGGGATCGGGCAGGGCTCGATCTCGCTGCACCCGTCGGGCCTGACGCACGGCCCGCAGCCGGGCGCGGCGGAGCGGTCGATCGGCGCGGAGTTCTTCGACGAGCTCGCGGTCATGGTGGACACGTTCCGGCCGCTGGAGATCGGCGAGGGCGGCGTGGCGTCGGAGGACCCGGGGTACGCCTGGACGTGGTCCGGGCGGCACAACGGGGCCTGA
- a CDS encoding DEAD/DEAH box helicase: MRESADVDETFALESDEVLESDALETDALETDEVADLDETEDHDEDDDELEGLDEVETVDTDAAGSEPVAFTELGLPEELVKKLAENGVQNTFPIQAATIPDALAGRHVLGKAQTGSGKTLAFGLAALANLKGKRARKGKPLALVLVPTRELAMQVSDALQPYGFAVGADIASVYGGAPMYKQVFALRRGVEVLVATPGRLTDLIEQGECDLSQVEIAILDEADQMADMGFMPIVSELLSQTDPAGQRLLFSATLDGAVDELVRQYMTDPVLHSVTPDSDDSAQMDHHLLIVEPADKALVTAEIAARHTPGDDDGRRTILFARTKLGADRIAEKIREAGVSALALHGGMTQRARTKTLADFKDGRVPVLVATDVAARGIHVDGIDLVLHVDPAGDPKDYLHRAGRTARAGESGTVVTLVLPKQRKSTVRLLESAGIDAELTKVTPSSEALRELTGGRPVAEYVAEADAYHAARRAAREARLGGDDRREGRDNRDGFRGGREGFRPGRSEFRQDRDRFDRGHRDGRGFGGGERGSENRGTGFGGERRSFGDRDGAQGRTGGFNRDSRGGSEGRSGGFSGERRSFGDRDGAQGRTGGFNRDNRGTEGRSGGFSGERRSFGDRDGAQGRTGGFNRDNRSSEGRTGGYSGERRSFGDRDGAQGRTGGFNRDNRGTEGRTGGFNRDSRGTEGRTGGFTGERRSFGDRDGAQGRTGGFNRDNRSTEGRTGGFNRDSRGTEGRTGGFNRDSRGTEGRTGGYSGERRSFGDRDGAQGRTGGFNRDNRSTEGRTGSYNRDNRGTEGRTGGYTGERRSFGDRDGAQGRTGGFNRDNRSTEGRTGGYNRDNRSSEGRTGGFNRDSRGTEGRTGGYNRDSRGTEGRTGGFGGSQGRSYGNRDDRGGFGNRDNRGGTGERPSFGDRDSRPSRDDERRTFGERTAFGRPRGGYSNEQRDNRPPRDRRW; this comes from the coding sequence GTGCGCGAAAGCGCCGACGTCGACGAGACTTTTGCTCTGGAGAGCGACGAGGTTCTGGAGAGCGACGCTCTCGAGACCGACGCTCTTGAGACCGACGAGGTCGCGGACCTCGACGAGACCGAAGACCACGACGAGGACGACGACGAGCTCGAGGGCCTGGACGAGGTCGAGACCGTCGACACCGACGCCGCCGGCTCCGAGCCGGTCGCGTTCACCGAACTGGGCCTGCCCGAGGAACTGGTGAAGAAGCTCGCCGAGAACGGCGTGCAGAACACCTTCCCGATCCAGGCCGCGACCATCCCGGACGCGCTGGCCGGCCGGCACGTGCTGGGCAAGGCCCAGACCGGCTCCGGCAAGACCCTGGCCTTCGGCCTGGCGGCGCTGGCGAACCTGAAGGGCAAGCGGGCCCGCAAGGGCAAGCCGCTGGCCCTGGTCCTGGTGCCGACCCGCGAGCTGGCCATGCAGGTCAGCGACGCGCTGCAGCCGTACGGCTTCGCCGTCGGCGCGGACATCGCCTCGGTCTACGGCGGCGCGCCGATGTACAAGCAGGTGTTCGCGCTGCGCCGCGGCGTCGAGGTGCTGGTGGCCACCCCGGGCCGGCTCACCGACCTGATCGAGCAGGGCGAGTGCGACCTGTCCCAGGTCGAGATCGCGATCCTGGACGAGGCCGACCAGATGGCCGACATGGGCTTCATGCCGATCGTCTCGGAGCTGCTGTCGCAGACCGACCCGGCCGGCCAGCGCCTGCTGTTCAGCGCGACGCTGGACGGCGCGGTGGACGAGCTGGTCCGCCAGTACATGACCGACCCGGTCCTGCACTCGGTCACCCCGGACAGCGACGACTCCGCGCAGATGGACCACCACCTGCTGATCGTCGAGCCGGCGGACAAGGCCCTGGTCACCGCCGAGATCGCGGCCCGGCACACGCCCGGCGACGACGACGGCCGGCGCACCATCCTGTTCGCCCGCACCAAGCTGGGCGCGGACCGCATCGCCGAGAAGATCCGCGAGGCCGGCGTCTCCGCCCTGGCCCTGCACGGCGGCATGACCCAGCGCGCCCGCACCAAGACCCTGGCCGACTTCAAGGACGGCCGCGTCCCGGTCCTGGTCGCCACCGACGTCGCCGCCCGCGGCATCCACGTCGACGGCATCGACCTGGTCCTGCACGTCGACCCGGCCGGCGACCCGAAGGACTACCTGCACCGCGCCGGCCGCACGGCCCGCGCCGGCGAGAGCGGCACGGTCGTGACGCTGGTCCTGCCCAAGCAGCGCAAGAGCACGGTCCGCCTCCTGGAGTCGGCCGGCATCGACGCCGAGCTGACGAAGGTGACCCCGAGCTCGGAGGCCCTGCGCGAACTGACCGGCGGCCGCCCGGTGGCGGAGTACGTCGCCGAGGCCGACGCCTACCACGCGGCCCGCCGCGCGGCGCGCGAAGCCCGCCTGGGCGGCGACGACCGCCGCGAGGGGCGCGACAACCGCGACGGCTTCCGCGGCGGCCGCGAGGGCTTCCGCCCGGGCCGCAGCGAGTTCCGTCAGGACCGGGACCGCTTCGACCGCGGGCACCGCGACGGGCGCGGGTTCGGTGGCGGCGAGCGTGGTTCGGAGAACCGCGGCACCGGCTTCGGTGGCGAGCGTCGGTCGTTCGGGGACCGGGACGGTGCGCAGGGTCGCACCGGCGGGTTCAACCGGGACAGCCGTGGCGGGTCTGAGGGCCGCAGCGGTGGCTTCAGTGGCGAGCGTCGGTCGTTCGGCGACCGCGATGGCGCCCAGGGTCGCACCGGCGGGTTCAACCGCGACAACCGCGGCACCGAGGGTCGCAGCGGTGGGTTCAGTGGCGAGCGTCGGTCGTTCGGGGACCGGGACGGTGCGCAGGGTCGCACCGGCGGGTTCAACCGCGACAACCGCAGCTCCGAGGGCCGTACCGGCGGTTACAGCGGCGAGCGTCGCTCGTTCGGCGACCGCGACGGCGCCCAGGGTCGCACCGGCGGGTTCAACCGGGACAACCGCGGCACTGAGGGTCGTACCGGTGGCTTCAATCGGGACAGCCGTGGCACTGAGGGTCGTACCGGCGGGTTCACCGGCGAGCGTCGCTCGTTCGGCGACCGCGACGGTGCGCAGGGCCGCACCGGCGGGTTCAACCGGGACAACCGCAGCACCGAGGGTCGTACCGGTGGCTTCAATCGGGACAGCCGTGGCACTGAGGGTCGTACCGGCGGGTTCAACCGTGACAGCCGTGGCACCGAGGGTCGTACCGGCGGTTACAGCGGCGAGCGTCGCTCGTTCGGCGACCGCGATGGCGCCCAGGGCCGCACCGGCGGGTTCAACCGCGACAACCGCAGCACCGAGGGGCGTACCGGCAGCTACAACCGCGACAACCGTGGCACCGAAGGCCGCACCGGCGGCTACACCGGCGAGCGCCGCTCGTTCGGCGACCGCGATGGCGCCCAGGGCCGCACCGGCGGGTTCAACCGCGACAACCGCAGCACCGAGGGCCGCACCGGCGGCTACAACCGCGACAACCGCAGCTCCGAGGGCCGTACCGGTGGATTCAACCGGGACAGCCGTGGCACCGAAGGCCGCACCGGCGGCTACAACCGTGACAGCCGCGGCACTGAGGGTCGCACCGGCGGCTTCGGCGGCTCGCAGGGCCGCAGCTACGGCAACCGCGACGATCGCGGTGGCTTCGGCAACCGCGACAACCGCGGCGGCACCGGCGAGCGTCCCTCCTTCGGCGACCGCGACAGCCGCCCGAGCCGCGACGACGAGCGTCGCACCTTCGGCGAGCGCACCGCGTTCGGCCGCCCGCGCGGCGGCTACAGCAACGAGCAGCGGGACAACCGCCCGCCGCGTGACCGTCGCTGGTGA
- a CDS encoding heme-copper oxidase subunit III, with protein sequence MAAVATATATTQAGQAHRLPNRPNLVSVGTIVWLSSELMFFAALFAMYFTIRSVHGSQYFVEQAKHLNMSLAVPNTTILVLSSVTCQMGVFAAERGDVRKLRSWFILTFIMGAVFVSGQIWEYSALVKENYTIGHNAWTSVFYLTTGFHGMHVTGGLLAFLLVLGRTYLAKRFTHDQATSAIVVSYYWHFVDVVWIGLFFVIYIMK encoded by the coding sequence ATGGCGGCCGTGGCGACAGCAACTGCAACTACTCAAGCGGGGCAGGCCCACCGCCTGCCCAACCGGCCGAACCTGGTCAGCGTCGGAACGATCGTCTGGCTGAGCTCGGAACTGATGTTCTTCGCGGCGCTGTTCGCGATGTACTTCACGATCCGCTCAGTGCACGGGTCGCAGTACTTCGTGGAGCAGGCCAAGCACCTGAACATGTCCCTGGCCGTGCCGAACACCACCATCCTGGTGCTGTCCTCGGTGACCTGCCAGATGGGCGTGTTCGCGGCCGAGCGTGGGGACGTGCGGAAGCTGCGGAGCTGGTTCATCCTCACGTTCATCATGGGCGCGGTCTTCGTCTCCGGGCAGATCTGGGAGTACTCGGCCCTGGTGAAGGAGAACTACACGATCGGCCACAACGCGTGGACGTCGGTGTTCTACCTCACCACCGGGTTCCACGGTATGCACGTCACCGGCGGTCTGCTCGCGTTCCTGCTGGTGCTGGGCCGGACTTATCTCGCCAAGCGCTTCACCCATGACCAGGCCACCTCCGCGATCGTCGTGTCCTACTACTGGCACTTCGTCGACGTGGTGTGGATCGGCCTGTTCTTCGTCATCTACATCATGAAGTAG
- the trpD gene encoding anthranilate phosphoribosyltransferase, which translates to MTEQRTWPELLSAALRRDDLSVDDAAWAMDRIMTGEATPSQVAGLAVALRAKGETVDEIEGFVRSMYTHALLIDVPGATVDIVGTGGDRAHTVNISTMSAIVAAGAGATVVKHGNRAASSSSGAADVLERLGVRLDLAPEAVAQVAKEAGITFCFAPVFHASLRHAGVPRKELAIPTFFNFLGPLTNPSRPRASAVGVFDERMAPIVAGVFARRGVEALVFRGDDGLDEISVATTTTIWTASDGEVTREVFDPRDLGIAYSPISALRGADPEFNAAVARRLLAGEQGAVRDAVLLSAAAALAALEPTHEPVTARLGAGLAKAAEAIDSGAAERVLATWVEVSERLVQER; encoded by the coding sequence ATGACCGAGCAGCGCACCTGGCCCGAGCTCCTGTCGGCGGCTCTGCGCCGCGACGACCTGTCGGTCGACGACGCCGCCTGGGCCATGGACCGCATCATGACCGGCGAGGCCACCCCGAGCCAGGTCGCGGGCCTGGCGGTGGCGCTGCGCGCCAAGGGCGAGACGGTCGACGAGATCGAGGGCTTCGTCCGCTCGATGTACACGCACGCGCTGCTCATCGACGTCCCCGGGGCCACCGTGGACATCGTCGGCACCGGCGGCGACCGCGCGCACACGGTGAACATCTCCACGATGTCGGCCATCGTCGCGGCCGGCGCGGGCGCGACGGTGGTGAAGCACGGCAACCGGGCGGCCTCGTCCTCCTCCGGCGCCGCGGACGTCCTGGAGCGCCTCGGCGTCCGCCTGGACCTCGCACCCGAGGCGGTGGCCCAGGTCGCGAAGGAAGCGGGCATCACCTTCTGCTTCGCCCCGGTCTTCCACGCCTCCCTGCGCCACGCGGGCGTCCCCCGCAAGGAACTGGCGATCCCGACCTTCTTCAACTTCCTCGGGCCCCTGACGAACCCCTCCCGCCCCCGGGCATCGGCCGTCGGCGTCTTCGACGAACGCATGGCCCCGATCGTGGCCGGCGTCTTCGCCCGCCGAGGCGTCGAAGCCCTGGTCTTCCGCGGCGACGACGGCCTGGACGAGATCTCGGTGGCCACCACCACGACGATCTGGACGGCCTCCGACGGCGAGGTGACCCGCGAGGTCTTCGACCCCCGCGACCTCGGCATCGCCTACTCCCCCATCAGCGCCCTCCGCGGCGCCGACCCGGAGTTCAACGCGGCCGTGGCCCGCCGCCTGCTGGCCGGCGAGCAGGGCGCGGTACGCGACGCGGTGCTGCTGTCGGCGGCTGCGGCCCTGGCGGCGCTGGAGCCCACGCATGAGCCGGTGACGGCACGGCTGGGCGCGGGGCTGGCGAAGGCCGCGGAGGCGATCGATTCGGGGGCCGCGGAGCGGGTGCTGGCGACGTGGGTCGAGGTTTCGGAGCGGTTGGTTCAGGAGCGGTAG